Proteins encoded in a region of the Paenibacillus sp. E222 genome:
- a CDS encoding SDR family NAD(P)-dependent oxidoreductase, translating to MSEQNGKVIIITGGASGIGKETALQLSDLGATIVIADYNEEGAKKLASEIEASGGTAGAYKVDVSKGDEIKALIDWTVEKYGTLSGIFNNAGIGLVKPFLEMDPESYHRVIDVDQHSVYYGMYYGAKKMVELNVQGTIVNTASIYGSIAAVGSFNYNAAKAAVVMMSKSGALELAEHGIRVVGVAPGFIETPILGDDRAMKDALATQHMRGELIQPEKVASVVTFLFSDAASAVNGTTIAVDDGFLSFKTK from the coding sequence ATGTCTGAACAAAATGGAAAAGTAATCATTATCACCGGCGGAGCGAGTGGGATTGGTAAAGAAACAGCGCTTCAGCTTTCGGATCTGGGTGCAACGATTGTCATAGCAGACTATAACGAAGAGGGTGCCAAAAAGCTTGCATCTGAGATTGAAGCTAGTGGTGGCACAGCCGGAGCATACAAAGTAGACGTGTCCAAAGGAGACGAGATCAAGGCCCTGATCGACTGGACCGTAGAGAAATACGGAACATTGAGCGGTATTTTCAACAACGCGGGCATTGGACTTGTGAAGCCATTTCTGGAGATGGACCCGGAATCCTATCACAGAGTAATCGATGTTGACCAGCACAGTGTGTATTACGGCATGTATTATGGCGCCAAAAAAATGGTTGAACTGAATGTACAAGGCACCATCGTCAATACAGCATCGATCTACGGAAGTATTGCCGCTGTGGGAAGCTTTAACTACAATGCAGCCAAGGCGGCTGTTGTAATGATGTCCAAATCCGGTGCCTTGGAACTTGCCGAACATGGCATTCGTGTGGTTGGTGTAGCGCCAGGCTTCATCGAGACACCGATTCTGGGTGATGACAGAGCGATGAAGGATGCACTTGCCACGCAACATATGCGGGGAGAGCTCATTCAACCGGAGAAAGTTGCGAGTGTTGTAACCTTCCTGTTCAGTGACGCTGCCAGTGCAGTGAATGGTACAACGATTGCGGTAGATGATGGATTCCTCAGCTTCAAAACAAAATAA